The window AGGACCATGGGCGCCGGAGGCGAGCAAGTAGCGCTCCAGGTGGCGCTGGACCTGGGCTACCGCTACGTAGACGACGAGATCGTCATCGGCGCGGCGCGCGCGGCCGGCGTCTCCCCCGAGGCGATCGAGGGCATCGAGCACGCCGACCTCGGCCCGCTGATGCGGGAGTTGGAGCGACTGGCCGGGCCGGCGAGAGGGTCGGAGCGCCGCGAGTTCGCTGCCGGTTCGGTCGAGCCCTACGGCCGCCTCGTCCAGCGCGTGATCGAGGACGTGGCGAACCAGGGGCGCGCGGTCATCGTGGCGCATGGGGCCGGGCTGCACCTGGTTGGCCGCCTCGACACCCTGCGTGTACTCATAACCGGCTCCGTCGAAGGGCGGGCCGGCCGCCTGGCCGACCGTGGGCAGATGCCGCCGGACGAGGCGAGGAGAGCTGTCCTCGAGGCCGATGGGCAGCGAAACGCGTTCCTGAAGCGCTTCTACGGCATCGAGCGAGAGGCGCCGGAGCGGTACGACATGGTGGTGAACACCGACATCGTCATGTTGCCGTGGGCGGCGCGCGCGATCGCCGAAGTCGTCCGGGCGAGCTAGCGGCCTAAGGGGCTCATTTCCGCTTCGGGCGGAATCCGTGTTTAATCTCAGTGAGTCTGTTGCCTACTCCCGCTCCCGCCACACGGCGGGACCGCTAACGGAGACAGCTATGCCCGTCAAACCTTCCAATCTCACCTTTACCTCGAAGGTCTTCCCGGTGGAAACCGTGCGCATCGGCGACCGCGAGGAGCAGATCGTGCGCGGGGGGCGGCACCTCTTCCCGCTGCTGCCGAAGGCCTTCGAGGGCGTCCGGCAGATCGGCGTGATCGGCTGGGGGTCCCAGGGGCCGGCGCAGTCGCAGAACCTGCGCGACTCCCTGGAAGGCACAGGCATCAGGGTGAAGGTCGGGCTGCGTGACGGGTCGGAGTCCTTGGTCCATGCCCGCGAGGCCGGATTTACCGAGGACACCGGCACCCTGGGCGAGATGTTCGACGTGATCCGGGAGTCAGACATGGTGCTGCTCCTGATCTCGGACGCCGCGCAGGCGGAGCAGTACAAGCAGATTTTCGCGGCATTGAAGCCGGGGGCAACGCTGGGACTGTCGCACGGCTTCCTGCTGGGCCACATGAAGAATGTCGGCGACACCTGGCCTTCGACGGTGAACGTGATCGGCGTGTGCCCGAAGGGGATGGGGCCTTCGGTGCGGCGCCTGTACCTGCAGGGCAAGGACGTGAACGGCGCCGGCATCAACGCCAGCTTCGCCGTCGAGCAGGACATCGACGGCCGCGCGACGGACCTGGCGCTGGGCTGGTCGGTCGCGCTGGGGTCGCCCTACACGTTCATGACCACGTTGGAGTCCGAGTACAAGTCCGACATCTTCGGCGAGCGCGGCATCCTTCTCGGGGCCGTGCACGGCATCATCGAGAGCCTCTACCAGCGCTACACCAGCCAGGGGATGAGCAAGGAGGACGCGTTCCTGCACTCGGCCGAGGCGATCACGGGCCCGATCTCGCGCATCATTTCGAAGCAGGGGATCATGGGGGTCTACGAGGCAATCGGCGCCGACGGCCGGCCGGCCTTCGAGCAGGCCTACGCCGCGACCTACCCGACAGCCAAGGAGCTGCTCGAGGAGATCTACGACGAGGTCTCCAGCGGCAACGAGATCCGGAGCGTGATCCTGGCCGGGGAGCGCCTGAAGCGGCATCCGATGGGCAAGATCGACCGGACGGAGACGTGGCGAGTCGGGGAGCGAGTGCGGGCGAAGCGCGACGAGGCAAACCTGCCGCTCGACCCCTTCACGGCGGGCGTCTACATCGCCACGATGATGGCGCAGGTCGACACTCTGCTGGAGAACGGGCACCCGTACTCGGAGATCGCGAACGAGTCCGTGATTGAGTGCGTCGACTCGCTGAACCCGTACATGCACGCCCGCGGCGTGGCCTACATGGTCGATAACTGCTCGACGACGGCGCGACTGGGCTCGCGCAAGTGGGCGCCACGCTTCGACTACCTGATCACCGAGCAGGCCTACGTGCGCATCGAAGACAAGGAGCCGCTGGACCGCTCGCTACTGGAGTCGTTCAAGCAGCACCCAATCCATGAGGTGCTCGCGGTGGCGGCAGCGATGCGGCCGTCGGTGGACATCTTCGTAGAGTAAGCGCCGGCGAGCCTCCTTGCCCTGCCGCGCGGGTGACCTGCGCGCGTGGCAGGCGCGGCCGTCGCAGGGCGCTTGTCTGAACCGCGGACGGCCCGCCCTCCTCAGGGGGCCGGCCGGAAAGCGAGCACGACCGCTACGGCAGGTCCAGCACTTTCGCGCACGAGCAGCCCCGCCAGAGTCCAGCCGCCGGTAGCACCTCGTAGACTGAGGCGGGCGCGTGCTACGCCCTGCGGGACAGGGCTACGTCTCGACCAGCGCCAGGCCTTCGCGGCAGAGAGGGCAGGAGGCCGGGTCGTAGCTCTCGATCGACATGGTGTGACAGGCGAAGAAGGGCACGCCGAAGTCGACGGCGCCGCCGCTGCGGTCGATCAGGAAGGCCACGCCGGCAACCTCGGCGCCGGTCGCCCGCACCAGCTCGAGCGCCTGGCGGACGCTGCCCCCCGTGGTCAACACATCGTCCACCACCAGAGCTCGCTCGCCCGGGCGCAGCTGAAAGCCGCGCTCAATCACGTGCCGCCCGCTTGCGTCCTTTTCGGTGAAGATGTCCCTTACTCCGAGCTGACGCGCGGTCTCGAAGGCGAGAATGACACCGCCCATAGCCGGGCCAACGACAACCTCTATTCCAGCTTCGCGGTAGCGGGCGGCGATCATGCCGCACAGGGCCGTGGTAGCGGCCGGGTCTTCCATGATGCGGAACTTCTCGATGTAGCGGGCGGAGTGGCGCCCGGACGCCAGCTTAAAGTGGCCCTGCAAGAGGGCACTGGTCTTACGCAGATACTCCTCGACGTCGACCACGGTGAGTCCTTTCTCCCCTGTCCCGTGCGGCGAATCCTAGCCGCCCACGCGCCCTGTGCCCAGGCCGGGAAGGGGGCGCGCCAGCGTATGCCGCCGGGCCAAGAGAAAGATTACGTGCTTTTTGCGCCCGGGCAGAGAGAGTGTCGCGGCGGCGCCTCAGGTCTCGACGGCGCGCTATGGCGGGACGCACGGCCCGGGCTTAAGGCAAGGGGAGGCGTACGACGCCGAGGTCTATCCTGCGGTTGCCCACGCCGCCGAAGTTCTCCAGCGGCCAGTAGCTCAGCATGGCCTGCCCGATGATGTTCTCCTCGGGCAGGAAGTCCCAGACGTGGGAATCGAAGCTGTTGCTGCGGTTGTCGCCGAGCACGAAGTAGGCGCCGTTCGGCACCACCTTCTCGTCCATGTTGTAGCGGCCGGGGTTGGTGTATGGCTCGTGGAGCGCAACACCATTCACGTAAACCTGCCCCTCGGCGATCCGGACTCGGTCACCCGGCACGCCGATGATGCGCTTGATGAAGTCGCGGTTCGGGTCGCGCGGGAAGCGGAAGACGATGATGTCGCCGCGCCTGGGGGCGCGGAAGAGGAAGCGCTGCGGCTTATCGCCAGGGTCGATGAAGGGCAAGTACTTCGAAAGCTTCTCGAGGTTGATTTTGAAGTAGATAGCCTTATTTACGAGCAGGTACTGACCATCGTGAAGGCCGGGCTCCATGCTCGATCCTTCGACCCGGAAGTTCTGGGCTACGGCGCGCACGGCGAAGAAGATGAGGGCCGCCAGAGCGAGCGTCTGAAGTAGCTCCCAACCCACGCGTCGCACGCGGCGCAGCGCCTGCCCGGAAGGGGGCGCCTCGCGCTCGAAGGGCGCAACGAAGGGGTCGACGGGACCGGCTGGCGCGGCGACGGGTATCACCGCGGGCTCCGGGCCGCGCTCTGCGTGTTCCTCGTCGGGTTCAGGGGATGATGACGGCCGAAAGAAAGACATAAAGGGCTGCCTCGATTGTAGCATCGGCCCCCGTGGAGAGGCGTTAAGGGAGCCTATATCTCCGCCCCGGCGATGAAGCGAGGGTAAGAGCCGAGCATACGGAAGTAGAAAGCCTGCGCCCGCACGGCCTCGAGCGCCTCGGCAACCTCGGGGTCTGTCCTGTGCCCCTGCATATCGAGGAGGAAGATGTAGATACCCAGCTCCTCGCGCGAGGGCCGGCTTTCGATTCGGGTGAGGTTGATCTTGCGGTCCGCGAACTCCTTGAGCACGCCCAGCAGGGTGCCAGGCCGGTCGTGGGCCACCGTGAAGGCTATCGACGTCTTGTCGTCACCGGTGCGGGCTGCGTCCTGGCGGGCCGCGACGACGAAGCGGGTCTTGTTGTGTTTCGCGTCCTGGATCCCGGCGGCAAGAACGACAGCGCCGTTCAGCTCCGCGGCGCGCCTGGTGCCGATGGCGGCGGCGCGCGGCGTCCGCGCCGCCACCTCGACCGCGGCCGCGGTCGAGAGCGCCGCCTCGAGGCGAGCGCGGGGGAGGTTCGCCTCCAGGAAGCCGCGGCACTGAGCCAGGGCCGACGGATGGGACATCACGACTTCTACCTGCTGCAGGCTGGTCCCCGGGGCGGCCACGAGACATTGCTCCACGGGAAGGACAAGCTCCGCGCGCAGATACACGCCTTCCGCCTGAAGCAGGGCGTCCAGAGTGTCGTTCACGGCCCCGTCAAGGCTGTTCTCGATCGGCGCCAGGCCCGCGTCCACTTCGCCGCGAGCCACGGCCAGGATCACGGCGCCATTGGAGGGATACGGGACCAGCAAGGCATCCGGCGCGTAACGCAGGGCAGCCTGCTCCCCGAAGGTGCCCGGCGGACCAAGGTATCCTAGCCTTTCGCCCATGTCAGGGCGGTGAGGTGAGAGCGGCGCGCAGCGCTTCTTCGCTGTCGATGTTCGTCAGGGCGATGAGGATGTCCTCCGCCTGCACGACAGTCTCGGCGCTGGGCAGGTGAGGCGTGCCGCCCTGGTCGATTACGAGGACGATCAGCGAGCCGTGAGGCAGCAGCAGCGAGCGGAGATTGCGGCCGACGACGGCCGCATCCGACGGTATGCGGACCTCCACGATCTCGAGGCCGTGGCTGCGCAGCATGAGGAGGGGAATGAGGCCCCGCCAGGGCAGCTCCTGCTCGATGTGCGCCATGATCAGCGAAGTTGCCGAGACCGTCGCGTCGATACCGAGCTGCTTGAAGAGGCCCTCGTTCTGGGGGTTGTTGATGCGCGCGACCGCCCGGGGCACGTTGAACTTCGCCTTGGCGATCTGACAGAAGGTCAGGTTGTCCTCGTCGTCGCCGGTCGCCGCCACCACCATGTCGGCGCGCTCCATGCCGGCGCGCTCCATGGTTGCGGCGTCGCAGGCGTCCCCCTGCATGACCACTTCTTCTCCCAGCTCCTCGCCGACGTAGTCGGCGCGCGACGGGTCGATCTCGATGACCAGCACCTCGTGATCGGGCACGAGCGCCCGGGCGAGGTGAAACCCGACCTTCCCTGCACCGGCGACGACGACGAACATGGCTAATCCACTGGGGCTTTCATGACGGCCTCCATGAGCAGGGAGGCCTCTATCCTCGTCGGGTTGATCGTGCTGAGGCCCAGTTCCCGGTAGACCTCCTCACGGATCGGGTCGAAGATCACGCTGCCGACGCGCTTGATGTGGAAGACGTGCTTCGCGACCTGGGCAGCGAGGGCATTGCGGTTATCGCCGCGAGTCGCCGAGATGAAGGCGTCGGCGCGCTCCGCGCCCGCGCGCCGGAGGGTGTCCTGGTCGGTGCCGTCACCGAGAAACTTCCGGCCCTTGAACCCAGGGGGAAGGTGGTCGAAGGCGTATTTATCGAGGTCCAGGATCGTCACCTCATGCCCCTGGTCCTCTAGCATCACGGCAAGTTGGGCGCCCAGGCGGCCGCAGCCCATGATGATGACGAACATCTAC of the Dehalococcoidia bacterium genome contains:
- the pyrE gene encoding orotate phosphoribosyltransferase, which codes for MVDVEEYLRKTSALLQGHFKLASGRHSARYIEKFRIMEDPAATTALCGMIAARYREAGIEVVVGPAMGGVILAFETARQLGVRDIFTEKDASGRHVIERGFQLRPGERALVVDDVLTTGGSVRQALELVRATGAEVAGVAFLIDRSGGAVDFGVPFFACHTMSIESYDPASCPLCREGLALVET
- a CDS encoding TrkA family potassium uptake protein, yielding MFVIIMGCGRLGAQLAVMLEDQGHEVTILDLDKYAFDHLPPGFKGRKFLGDGTDQDTLRRAGAERADAFISATRGDNRNALAAQVAKHVFHIKRVGSVIFDPIREEVYRELGLSTINPTRIEASLLMEAVMKAPVD
- a CDS encoding TrkA family potassium uptake protein, yielding MFVVVAGAGKVGFHLARALVPDHEVLVIEIDPSRADYVGEELGEEVVMQGDACDAATMERAGMERADMVVAATGDDEDNLTFCQIAKAKFNVPRAVARINNPQNEGLFKQLGIDATVSATSLIMAHIEQELPWRGLIPLLMLRSHGLEIVEVRIPSDAAVVGRNLRSLLLPHGSLIVLVIDQGGTPHLPSAETVVQAEDILIALTNIDSEEALRAALTSPP
- a CDS encoding cytidylate kinase-like family protein, with translation RTMGAGGEQVALQVALDLGYRYVDDEIVIGAARAAGVSPEAIEGIEHADLGPLMRELERLAGPARGSERREFAAGSVEPYGRLVQRVIEDVANQGRAVIVAHGAGLHLVGRLDTLRVLITGSVEGRAGRLADRGQMPPDEARRAVLEADGQRNAFLKRFYGIEREAPERYDMVVNTDIVMLPWAARAIAEVVRAS
- the lepB gene encoding signal peptidase I, producing the protein MSFFRPSSSPEPDEEHAERGPEPAVIPVAAPAGPVDPFVAPFEREAPPSGQALRRVRRVGWELLQTLALAALIFFAVRAVAQNFRVEGSSMEPGLHDGQYLLVNKAIYFKINLEKLSKYLPFIDPGDKPQRFLFRAPRRGDIIVFRFPRDPNRDFIKRIIGVPGDRVRIAEGQVYVNGVALHEPYTNPGRYNMDEKVVPNGAYFVLGDNRSNSFDSHVWDFLPEENIIGQAMLSYWPLENFGGVGNRRIDLGVVRLPLP
- a CDS encoding ketol-acid reductoisomerase — protein: MPVKPSNLTFTSKVFPVETVRIGDREEQIVRGGRHLFPLLPKAFEGVRQIGVIGWGSQGPAQSQNLRDSLEGTGIRVKVGLRDGSESLVHAREAGFTEDTGTLGEMFDVIRESDMVLLLISDAAQAEQYKQIFAALKPGATLGLSHGFLLGHMKNVGDTWPSTVNVIGVCPKGMGPSVRRLYLQGKDVNGAGINASFAVEQDIDGRATDLALGWSVALGSPYTFMTTLESEYKSDIFGERGILLGAVHGIIESLYQRYTSQGMSKEDAFLHSAEAITGPISRIISKQGIMGVYEAIGADGRPAFEQAYAATYPTAKELLEEIYDEVSSGNEIRSVILAGERLKRHPMGKIDRTETWRVGERVRAKRDEANLPLDPFTAGVYIATMMAQVDTLLENGHPYSEIANESVIECVDSLNPYMHARGVAYMVDNCSTTARLGSRKWAPRFDYLITEQAYVRIEDKEPLDRSLLESFKQHPIHEVLAVAAAMRPSVDIFVE
- the pheA gene encoding prephenate dehydratase, with protein sequence MGERLGYLGPPGTFGEQAALRYAPDALLVPYPSNGAVILAVARGEVDAGLAPIENSLDGAVNDTLDALLQAEGVYLRAELVLPVEQCLVAAPGTSLQQVEVVMSHPSALAQCRGFLEANLPRARLEAALSTAAAVEVAARTPRAAAIGTRRAAELNGAVVLAAGIQDAKHNKTRFVVAARQDAARTGDDKTSIAFTVAHDRPGTLLGVLKEFADRKINLTRIESRPSREELGIYIFLLDMQGHRTDPEVAEALEAVRAQAFYFRMLGSYPRFIAGAEI